The following coding sequences lie in one Capsicum annuum cultivar UCD-10X-F1 chromosome 5, UCD10Xv1.1, whole genome shotgun sequence genomic window:
- the LOC107870874 gene encoding uncharacterized protein LOC107870874 isoform X3 produces MGAQCPVKPKTALEGVHGVQVVPHSPFALEEIKQHGDLNQPRNAVFPVGTRHQLIVQRVWQQRPRCLRPIRCRCHGDRTIAETIANVITSLPFIALGLQAPRKNLHCKLYANSLIGVGIVSSLYHASRGKVRRYMRWADYSMIATATVCLSRALRNENPKLLMAASAVLLPIQPLMVSAVHTGMMEVAFAKRAFQDPDLRMSHNVHKMSSLLGGALFIADDIFPETPFLHAGWHLAAAVGF; encoded by the exons ATGGGTGCCCAGTGTCCAGTGAAGCCTAAGACAGCCTTAGAGGGCGTGCATGGAGTGCAAGTGGTTCCTCATTCACCATTTGCATTGGAAGAGATAAAACAACATGGAGACTTAAATCAACCGAGGAATGCAGTTTTTCCTGTTGGAACAAGACACCAACTAATAGTGCA GAGAGTTTGGCAGCAAAGGCCTCGTTGCCTCAGGCCCATCCGTTGCAGGTGCCATG GTGATAGAACCATTGCTGAAACTATTGCGAATGTGATCACTTCTCTACCTTTTATTGCTCTTGGACTTCAGGCTCcaag GAAGAATCTTCATTGCAAACTTTATGCCAATTCATTAATTGGAGTTGGAATTGTGTCCAGTTTGTACCATGCTTCGAGAGGCAAAGTAAGACGCTATATGAGATGGGCTGACTACTCAATGATAGCAACAGCAACAGTG TGTCTATCGAGGGCACTTAGGAATGAGAATCCAAAATTGCTGATGGCAGCATCTGCAGTCCTCCTACCAATCCAACCTCTGATGGTTTCTGCTGTACACACTGGAATGATGGAG GTTGCATTTGCCAAAAGAGCATTTCAAGATCCAGATCTGAGGATGAGCCACAATGtgcacaaaatgtcatcactacTAGGTGGTGCTCTTTTCATTGCTGATGATATCTTTCCTGAAACACCTTTCTTGCATGCTGGTTGGCATCTTGCTGCTGCTGTTGGG TTTTGA
- the LOC107870874 gene encoding uncharacterized protein LOC107870874 isoform X1 has translation MGAQCPVKPKTALEGVHGVQVVPHSPFALEEIKQHGDLNQPRNAVFPVGTRHQLIVQRVWQQRPRCLRPIRCRCHGDRTIAETIANVITSLPFIALGLQAPRKNLHCKLYANSLIGVGIVSSLYHASRGKVRRYMRWADYSMIATATVCLSRALRNENPKLLMAASAVLLPIQPLMVSAVHTGMMEVAFAKRAFQDPDLRMSHNVHKMSSLLGGALFIADDIFPETPFLHAGWHLAAAVGTKSSVIQSESTKKLSALLGLLVQTTNRE, from the exons ATGGGTGCCCAGTGTCCAGTGAAGCCTAAGACAGCCTTAGAGGGCGTGCATGGAGTGCAAGTGGTTCCTCATTCACCATTTGCATTGGAAGAGATAAAACAACATGGAGACTTAAATCAACCGAGGAATGCAGTTTTTCCTGTTGGAACAAGACACCAACTAATAGTGCA GAGAGTTTGGCAGCAAAGGCCTCGTTGCCTCAGGCCCATCCGTTGCAGGTGCCATG GTGATAGAACCATTGCTGAAACTATTGCGAATGTGATCACTTCTCTACCTTTTATTGCTCTTGGACTTCAGGCTCcaag GAAGAATCTTCATTGCAAACTTTATGCCAATTCATTAATTGGAGTTGGAATTGTGTCCAGTTTGTACCATGCTTCGAGAGGCAAAGTAAGACGCTATATGAGATGGGCTGACTACTCAATGATAGCAACAGCAACAGTG TGTCTATCGAGGGCACTTAGGAATGAGAATCCAAAATTGCTGATGGCAGCATCTGCAGTCCTCCTACCAATCCAACCTCTGATGGTTTCTGCTGTACACACTGGAATGATGGAG GTTGCATTTGCCAAAAGAGCATTTCAAGATCCAGATCTGAGGATGAGCCACAATGtgcacaaaatgtcatcactacTAGGTGGTGCTCTTTTCATTGCTGATGATATCTTTCCTGAAACACCTTTCTTGCATGCTGGTTGGCATCTTGCTGCTGCTGTTGGG ACGAAATCCAGTGTTATCCAAAGCGAAAGTACAAAAAAGCTCTCAGCTCTGTTGGGACTTTTAGTGCAAACCACAAATAGAGAGTGA
- the LOC107870874 gene encoding uncharacterized protein LOC107870874 isoform X2, producing MGAQCPVKPKTALEGVHGVQVVPHSPFALEEIKQHGDLNQPRNAVFPVGTRHQLIVQRVWQQRPRCLRPIRCRCHGDRTIAETIANVITSLPFIALGLQAPRKNLHCKLYANSLIGVGIVSSLYHASRGKVRRYMRWADYSMIATATVCLSRALRNENPKLLMAASAVLLPIQPLMVSAVHTGMMEVAFAKRAFQDPDLRMSHNVHKMSSLLGGALFIADDIFPETPFLHAGWHLAAAVGVSTCNKLLE from the exons ATGGGTGCCCAGTGTCCAGTGAAGCCTAAGACAGCCTTAGAGGGCGTGCATGGAGTGCAAGTGGTTCCTCATTCACCATTTGCATTGGAAGAGATAAAACAACATGGAGACTTAAATCAACCGAGGAATGCAGTTTTTCCTGTTGGAACAAGACACCAACTAATAGTGCA GAGAGTTTGGCAGCAAAGGCCTCGTTGCCTCAGGCCCATCCGTTGCAGGTGCCATG GTGATAGAACCATTGCTGAAACTATTGCGAATGTGATCACTTCTCTACCTTTTATTGCTCTTGGACTTCAGGCTCcaag GAAGAATCTTCATTGCAAACTTTATGCCAATTCATTAATTGGAGTTGGAATTGTGTCCAGTTTGTACCATGCTTCGAGAGGCAAAGTAAGACGCTATATGAGATGGGCTGACTACTCAATGATAGCAACAGCAACAGTG TGTCTATCGAGGGCACTTAGGAATGAGAATCCAAAATTGCTGATGGCAGCATCTGCAGTCCTCCTACCAATCCAACCTCTGATGGTTTCTGCTGTACACACTGGAATGATGGAG GTTGCATTTGCCAAAAGAGCATTTCAAGATCCAGATCTGAGGATGAGCCACAATGtgcacaaaatgtcatcactacTAGGTGGTGCTCTTTTCATTGCTGATGATATCTTTCCTGAAACACCTTTCTTGCATGCTGGTTGGCATCTTGCTGCTGCTGTTGGGGTGAGCACTTGCAATAAGCTTCTTGAGTAG